Below is a window of Pseudomonas eucalypticola DNA.
GCCTGCACATCTTCGGCTTCGCGCTCGCCCACCAGCAAGGAGCACTTGGGGTCTTTCTGCAGGTTGTGAGTGTGCTGGGCAATGCGGCTGATGAGGATCAACGGGTTGCCCTGGGCATCCAGGCAATAGGGCACCACTGACCCGAACGGGAAACCGGGCATGGACTTGGAATGGGTGGACAGAACGCCGCGGTATTCCTTGAGCAGCAGTTCACGGGCCTGACGCAGGGCTTGGGCGCTCACCAGAAGCTCCTTCTATTAAAGGAGCTTCAAGTTACAAGTTTTGCGCCGCAAGCTGCAAGCCGTGCGCGTCCTCATCGCTGGGTGCGGGGTGCAGTCAGCCCGTTACCAGGCCACGCCGAAGCCGGCGGTATAGCGGCTGGTGTTGAGGTCGGCGTTGCTGGAGCCGGTGACCATGTCCTTCTCGTACTTGAGGTTTAGCGACGCCCACTGGGTGACCTTGTAACGCACGCCCACTTCCGAATCCAGGCTGTAGTCGGCCACGCCGCTGAGCGGCTTGCCGACTTCGCCGTTGGTGAAGAACTCGAAGGTCTTGCCGATCAGGAAGCGATTGTAGGCCCACTTCACACCCACCGAGTAGAAGTCGGACTTGTCGCCATCGGCGTATTCGTAGGTGCTGTGGTTGAGCAGCGAACCCAGGGAGAAAGCGCCCAGTTCGTCGTCCCAGAACTGATAGCCCGGGCCGGTACCGACGGTACGCTGCTTGGACAGGTCTTCGACGAAGTCACGCTTGACGTTGACCCGACCTTGCCAATACCACTTGTCCGTGATGAAACGGTCGAGGGCATATTCGGCGTTCCAATTGTTGGTGCCGACCACCTCGTCGGTGGTTTCGCGGTTGTACTCGGCATCAGCCGTGTGCCGCCAGCGGCCACTGCGCGCCGAGGTCTTGAACGCCAGGTTGTAATCGTCGGTGTCGCTGTCCGCGCGTTGGAAGTCAACCGCTGCGTCGATGTTGCCCTTCCACACCAGGTCACCCACCACCGGCTTGGGCTTGATGATCTGCTGGATGCTGGCCAGCTCCACGGTCTTGGGCGCCTCGCCATTCTGCATGACGACCTTGCCGTCATCGGCCGCCTTGAGCGATTTGGCCTTCTGGCCGGTGTAGGCGTCCTGCTTGACCAGCAACTCCTGGTCGCTCTCAAGGGTCTTGACCTGTTTCCAGTCCAGCGCAATGGACCCGCCGTAGGGGGTGTCGAGCATGAGTTTGCCGCCGTCGAACACCGTGATCTTGCCGGTCAGGCGGTCGCCATTCTTCATCCAGACGGTGTCGGCGAGGGCGGTGGTGGAGGCACTGGCGATGGCGAGGCACATCAGGGTTCTGGACAGCATAAGCGTATTCGGGCTCAGGTTTTCGGAAGAAATCGGGCATCATCCGGATGGAGAGCCCTCGCGCAAGGACAGACCGACGAATGCCTGATGAGTTCAGTAATCAATTGCAACAATTCGGTGACAATGGGCCCGTGGATGCGGCGTCGGAACGTCGCATGGCACTG
It encodes the following:
- a CDS encoding DUF481 domain-containing protein; translation: MLSRTLMCLAIASASTTALADTVWMKNGDRLTGKITVFDGGKLMLDTPYGGSIALDWKQVKTLESDQELLVKQDAYTGQKAKSLKAADDGKVVMQNGEAPKTVELASIQQIIKPKPVVGDLVWKGNIDAAVDFQRADSDTDDYNLAFKTSARSGRWRHTADAEYNRETTDEVVGTNNWNAEYALDRFITDKWYWQGRVNVKRDFVEDLSKQRTVGTGPGYQFWDDELGAFSLGSLLNHSTYEYADGDKSDFYSVGVKWAYNRFLIGKTFEFFTNGEVGKPLSGVADYSLDSEVGVRYKVTQWASLNLKYEKDMVTGSSNADLNTSRYTAGFGVAW